In the Staphylococcus sp. IVB6240 genome, one interval contains:
- the uvrB gene encoding excinuclease ABC subunit UvrB gives MEHHDFKVVSKFDPQGDQPRAIDELVQGIQEGKRHQTLLGATGTGKTFTMSNVIKRAGKPTLIIAHNKTLAGQLYSEFKEFFPENRVEYFVSYYDYYQPEAYVPSTDTFIEKDASINDEIDQLRHSATSALFERDDVIIIASVSCIYGLGNPEEYKDLVVSIRSGMEMDRSELLRKLVDVQYTRNDIDFQRGTFRVRGDVVEIFPASRDELCIRVEFFGDEIDRVSEINYLTGEVLREREHFALFPASHFVTREEKMKVAIGRIEKELAEQLEKLRSENKLLEAQRLEQRTNYDLEMMREMGFCSGIENYSVHLTLRPLGSTPYTLLDYFGDDWLIMIDESHVTLPQIRGMYNGDKARKNVLVEHGFRLPSALDNRPLMFEEFEEKAHQLVYVSATPGPYEMEHTDEMVEQIIRPTGLLDPKIDVRPSKNQIDDLLSEIQTRVERNERVLITTLTKKMSEDLTTYLKEAGVKVNYLHSEIKTLERIEIIRDLRMGTFDVLIGINLLREGIDIPEVSLVVILDADKEGFLRSERSLIQTIGRAARNDKGEVIMYADKITDSMRVAIDETERRREIQMAYNEKHGITPQTINKKIHDVISATVETEETNEADRKEVPKKMTKKERQKTIQNIEKQMKEAAKALDFEKATELRDLLFELKSEG, from the coding sequence CAGACGTTATTAGGGGCTACAGGAACAGGTAAAACGTTTACGATGAGTAATGTGATTAAGCGTGCAGGTAAGCCCACACTGATTATTGCGCACAATAAGACGCTTGCAGGGCAATTATACAGTGAATTTAAGGAGTTCTTTCCTGAAAATAGAGTCGAATATTTTGTTAGTTACTATGATTACTATCAACCAGAAGCGTATGTACCATCAACAGATACATTTATAGAAAAAGATGCATCAATTAACGATGAGATCGACCAACTACGTCACTCAGCGACAAGTGCATTATTCGAACGTGACGATGTCATCATTATTGCCAGTGTGAGTTGTATTTATGGCTTGGGTAACCCAGAAGAATACAAAGATTTGGTTGTAAGTATTCGTTCGGGTATGGAAATGGATCGTAGTGAACTGTTGCGCAAGTTAGTCGATGTACAATACACACGCAATGATATCGACTTTCAACGTGGGACATTCCGTGTACGTGGTGACGTGGTAGAAATTTTCCCAGCCTCACGTGATGAACTTTGTATTCGTGTTGAATTCTTTGGCGATGAGATTGATCGTGTGAGTGAAATTAATTATTTAACGGGTGAAGTATTGCGTGAACGTGAACATTTCGCGCTCTTCCCAGCCTCTCACTTCGTAACACGTGAAGAGAAAATGAAAGTTGCCATTGGCCGAATTGAAAAAGAACTCGCAGAACAACTTGAAAAATTGCGTAGTGAAAATAAACTCTTAGAAGCACAACGTCTAGAACAACGTACAAACTACGATCTTGAAATGATGCGTGAAATGGGATTCTGTTCAGGTATCGAGAACTACTCTGTACATTTAACATTACGTCCACTTGGTTCAACGCCTTATACGTTACTGGACTACTTTGGAGACGATTGGTTGATTATGATTGATGAATCTCATGTGACATTACCTCAGATTCGAGGTATGTATAATGGGGATAAAGCACGTAAAAACGTACTTGTTGAACACGGTTTCCGTTTGCCAAGTGCACTTGATAACCGACCATTGATGTTTGAAGAATTTGAAGAAAAGGCACATCAGTTAGTTTATGTATCTGCCACACCAGGTCCATACGAGATGGAACATACAGATGAGATGGTTGAACAAATTATTCGTCCAACGGGTCTATTAGATCCAAAAATCGATGTGCGTCCATCTAAAAATCAAATTGATGACTTATTAAGTGAAATCCAAACACGTGTAGAACGCAATGAACGTGTATTAATTACAACGTTAACGAAAAAAATGAGTGAAGATTTAACGACGTACTTAAAAGAAGCGGGCGTGAAGGTAAATTATTTACATTCTGAGATTAAGACGTTAGAACGTATTGAAATCATTCGTGATCTACGTATGGGAACGTTCGATGTTTTAATCGGTATTAACTTATTACGTGAAGGAATCGACATTCCGGAAGTATCGCTCGTTGTTATTTTAGATGCAGATAAAGAAGGTTTTCTACGTTCGGAACGTTCGCTTATCCAGACAATTGGCCGTGCAGCACGTAACGATAAAGGTGAAGTGATCATGTATGCAGATAAGATTACTGATTCAATGCGTGTGGCAATTGATGAAACGGAACGACGACGCGAAATTCAAATGGCATATAATGAGAAACACGGTATTACACCTCAAACAATTAATAAGAAAATTCATGATGTGATTAGTGCGACTGTGGAAACGGAAGAAACAAACGAAGCAGATCGCAAAGAAGTACCGAAGAAAATGACGAAGAAAGAACGTCAAAAAACAATTCAAAATATCGAAAAACAAATGAAAGAAGCAGCGAAGGCGTTAGATTTCGAGAAGGCAACCGAATTGAGAGATTTATTATTTGAACTTAAATCAGAAGGGTGA
- the uvrA gene encoding excinuclease ABC subunit UvrA: MKGPSIVVKGARAHNLKNVDIELPKDKFIVMTGLSGSGKSSLAFDTIYAEGQRRYVESLSAYARQFLGQMDKPDVDTIEGLSPAISIDQKTTSKNPRSTVATVTEIYDYIRLLYARIGKPICPEHGIEIESQTVQQMADRIMELEERTKIQLLAPVVNHRKGSHEKLLADISKKGYVRVRLNGDIMDITDVPALDKNKNHTIEIVVDRLVVKPGIETRLADSIETVLELAEGRLVVDVIGGEALEFSEKHACPICGFTIGELEPRMFSFNSPFGACPTCDGLGQKLTVDVDLAIPDRTKTLAEGAILPWEPKSSDFYPTLLKRVCEVYKINMDKPFGKLTERQQNIILYGSGDKEITFTFNSRSGEKRKRTMPFEGVVPNIERRFNESPSEYTREMMRKYLAEQPCETCHGQRLSKEALSVYVAGKNIGEVVSQSIREALDYYENIELSEQDAQIARLILKEITARLTFLNNVGLDYLTLDRASGTLSGGEAQRIRLATQIGSRLSGVLYVLDEPSIGLHQRDNDRLIETLKEMRDLGNTLIVVEHDEDTMYEADYLVDIGPGAGVHGGAVVASGTPKQVMKNKKSLTGQYLSGAKFIPLPEHRREITDRKISVKGARSNNLKNVNVDFPLSVMNVVTGVSGSGKSSLVNEVLYKSLAKAINKSKVRPGDHDEITGMEEIDKIIDIDQSPIGRTPRSNPATYTGVFDDIRDVFASTNEAKVRGYQKGRFSFNVKGGRCEACKGDGIIKIEMHFLPDVYVPCEVCEGKRYNRETLEVTYKGKSIADVLAMTVEDATQFFENIPKIKRKLQTLVDVGLGYITLGQPATTLSGGEAQRVKLASELHKRSTGRSIYILDEPTTGLHVDDIQRLLKVLNKLVENGDTVVIIEHNLDVIKTADHLIDLGPEGGDGGGTIIATGTPEEIADNEQSYTGKYLKLILERDRLRMEE, encoded by the coding sequence ATGAAAGGACCATCAATAGTAGTGAAAGGGGCACGTGCCCATAATTTAAAAAATGTGGATATAGAACTGCCTAAAGATAAGTTTATTGTGATGACAGGATTATCAGGGTCAGGTAAGTCATCACTCGCATTTGATACGATATATGCAGAGGGACAAAGACGCTATGTAGAGTCTTTAAGTGCTTACGCACGTCAATTCTTAGGACAAATGGATAAGCCTGATGTTGATACAATCGAAGGGCTATCACCAGCGATTTCTATTGATCAAAAAACAACAAGTAAAAATCCGCGATCTACAGTGGCAACAGTTACTGAGATTTATGATTATATCCGTTTACTGTACGCACGTATTGGTAAGCCGATTTGTCCGGAACATGGTATTGAGATTGAATCACAAACTGTGCAACAGATGGCAGATCGTATTATGGAATTAGAAGAGCGTACAAAAATTCAACTGTTGGCACCTGTCGTCAATCATCGAAAAGGGTCACACGAGAAGTTATTAGCAGATATTAGTAAAAAAGGATATGTGCGTGTGCGTTTAAATGGTGACATCATGGATATTACAGATGTGCCTGCTTTGGATAAAAACAAAAATCATACAATTGAAATTGTCGTAGACCGTCTTGTTGTGAAACCTGGTATTGAAACACGTTTAGCTGACTCAATAGAAACCGTCCTTGAATTGGCTGAAGGACGTCTCGTCGTTGATGTCATTGGTGGAGAGGCACTGGAATTCTCAGAAAAGCATGCATGTCCAATATGTGGCTTTACAATCGGTGAGTTAGAACCGAGAATGTTCAGTTTTAACAGTCCATTTGGTGCATGTCCAACATGTGATGGACTAGGCCAAAAATTAACGGTTGATGTAGATCTTGCCATTCCGGATCGTACAAAAACATTAGCAGAGGGTGCCATCTTACCATGGGAGCCAAAAAGTTCAGACTTTTATCCAACATTATTAAAACGTGTATGTGAAGTGTATAAAATCAATATGGACAAACCATTCGGTAAGTTAACCGAGCGTCAGCAGAACATCATTCTTTATGGTTCAGGTGATAAAGAAATTACATTTACTTTTAACTCACGCTCTGGAGAAAAACGCAAACGTACGATGCCATTTGAAGGTGTGGTACCAAATATCGAGCGTCGTTTTAATGAGTCACCATCTGAATATACACGTGAAATGATGCGTAAATACTTAGCGGAACAACCATGCGAAACATGTCATGGCCAACGTTTAAGTAAAGAGGCACTTTCTGTTTATGTTGCAGGCAAAAATATTGGAGAAGTGGTCTCACAATCTATTCGAGAAGCACTTGATTACTATGAAAATATCGAACTCTCTGAGCAAGATGCACAAATTGCCCGCCTCATTCTAAAAGAGATCACAGCTCGATTAACATTTTTAAATAATGTTGGTCTAGATTATTTAACATTAGACCGTGCTTCAGGGACGTTATCAGGTGGGGAAGCACAGCGTATCCGTCTGGCCACACAAATCGGCTCACGCTTATCTGGCGTCTTGTACGTATTAGATGAACCATCTATCGGATTACATCAACGCGACAACGATCGCTTGATTGAAACATTAAAAGAAATGCGTGATTTAGGTAATACACTGATTGTGGTAGAACATGATGAAGACACGATGTACGAAGCGGATTATCTTGTTGATATTGGACCAGGTGCGGGTGTTCATGGTGGTGCTGTCGTTGCAAGTGGTACACCAAAACAAGTGATGAAAAATAAAAAGTCACTGACAGGGCAATATTTAAGTGGTGCCAAGTTTATCCCACTACCCGAACATCGCCGTGAAATCACAGATCGTAAAATCTCTGTTAAAGGTGCACGTAGCAATAATTTAAAAAATGTTAATGTAGATTTTCCACTGTCAGTGATGAATGTCGTTACAGGTGTCTCTGGATCAGGAAAAAGTTCACTTGTTAATGAAGTCCTATACAAATCATTAGCAAAGGCAATCAATAAGTCTAAAGTACGTCCTGGTGATCATGATGAAATCACAGGTATGGAAGAAATAGATAAAATTATTGATATCGACCAATCGCCAATTGGACGTACACCACGTTCCAACCCGGCAACATATACCGGTGTATTTGATGACATTCGAGATGTTTTTGCCTCAACAAATGAAGCGAAAGTTCGTGGTTATCAAAAAGGACGTTTTAGCTTTAACGTTAAAGGTGGACGTTGTGAAGCATGTAAAGGTGATGGTATTATCAAGATTGAGATGCACTTCTTACCAGATGTTTATGTGCCATGTGAAGTCTGTGAAGGAAAGCGTTATAATCGAGAAACACTTGAAGTGACATATAAAGGAAAAAGTATTGCTGATGTTCTTGCCATGACAGTAGAAGATGCAACACAGTTCTTTGAAAACATTCCTAAGATTAAACGCAAATTACAAACATTAGTAGATGTTGGATTAGGGTATATTACCCTTGGACAACCAGCGACAACATTATCGGGCGGAGAAGCGCAACGTGTGAAACTGGCCTCTGAACTGCATAAGCGTTCCACAGGCCGTTCTATCTATATTCTTGATGAGCCAACAACAGGTTTGCATGTAGATGATATACAACGATTGCTCAAAGTCTTAAACAAATTAGTGGAAAATGGTGACACAGTTGTTATCATTGAACATAACCTAGATGTGATAAAAACGGCTGACCACTTAATTGATTTAGGCCCTGAAGGTGGCGATGGTGGCGGTACAATTATTGCGACAGGTACACCAGAAGAAATTGCAGATAATGAACAATCGTATACAGGTAAATATTTAAAACTTATTTTAGAACGAGATCGATTACGAATGGAGGAATAG
- the hprK gene encoding HPr(Ser) kinase/phosphatase, giving the protein MLTTKDVVKRFDMKVVAGEEGLDRPIHNTDISRPGLEMAGYFSHYSSNRIQVLGTTELSFYNLLRDEERQGRMRKLCRPDTPAIIITRGHEAPEELLQAAQDTDTPLLYVKEATTRVMGRVTTYLEHELANTTSLHGVLVDVYGVGVLITGDSGVGKSETALELVKRGHRLVADDNVEIKEVVKDELIGKAPTIIRHLLEIRGLGIINVMTLFGAGSILLKKRIQLNINLETWREGKMYDRVGLNEEKLRILDTDITKKTIPIRPGRNVAVIIEVAAMNYRLNVMGINTAEEFNERLNAEIQKNSQLKQGEES; this is encoded by the coding sequence ATGTTAACTACTAAAGATGTTGTTAAACGTTTTGATATGAAAGTCGTGGCGGGAGAAGAAGGTCTAGATCGCCCAATTCATAATACAGATATTTCACGACCTGGCCTAGAAATGGCGGGCTATTTTTCACATTATTCTTCTAATCGCATTCAAGTATTAGGTACGACAGAATTGTCTTTTTATAATTTATTGCGTGATGAGGAACGTCAAGGGCGCATGCGTAAGTTATGCCGTCCCGATACACCCGCAATCATCATTACACGAGGACATGAAGCACCGGAAGAATTGCTTCAAGCAGCACAAGATACAGATACACCCCTTCTTTATGTTAAGGAAGCGACAACTCGTGTGATGGGCCGTGTCACAACGTACCTTGAGCATGAGTTAGCAAATACAACATCCCTTCATGGCGTCTTAGTCGATGTTTATGGTGTCGGTGTGCTAATCACAGGAGATTCAGGTGTTGGTAAAAGTGAAACAGCATTAGAGCTCGTTAAGCGTGGACATCGTCTTGTTGCTGATGACAACGTTGAAATTAAAGAAGTCGTAAAAGATGAACTCATCGGTAAAGCACCGACGATTATTAGGCATCTTTTAGAGATTCGAGGATTGGGTATTATCAATGTCATGACACTCTTTGGTGCAGGTTCCATTCTGCTAAAAAAACGAATCCAACTTAACATTAATTTAGAAACATGGCGTGAAGGCAAAATGTATGACCGCGTTGGTTTAAATGAAGAAAAGTTAAGAATTTTAGATACGGATATTACGAAGAAAACCATCCCAATTCGTCCTGGACGTAATGTGGCAGTAATTATTGAAGTAGCTGCGATGAACTATCGCTTAAATGTGATGGGTATTAATACAGCAGAAGAATTCAATGAACGACTTAATGCAGAAATTCAAAAAAATAGTCAATTAAAGCAAGGTGAAGAGTCATGA
- the lgt gene encoding prolipoprotein diacylglyceryl transferase, translated as MMAYIDPVAIQLGGLSVRWYGIIIAAAILLGYVIAQRSAKKIGFEEDDLINLLIVCVIVAIITARLYFVLFNLDYYSQYPVEIPMIWHGGIAIHGGLIGAFGMGIYYCYRKNWHPLQIADLVAPSIILAQGIGRWGNFMNHEAHGGPVTRAFLEDLSLPKFIIDNMYIDGQYYHPTFLYESVWNVIGFILLVVLRRHLRIGETFALYLIWYSIGRFFIEGLRTDSLMLTDTLRVAQMMSIILIIVGVVLIVIQRMSNKAMQYRQAPVLSWPGRAYTKGRR; from the coding sequence ATGATGGCTTACATCGATCCAGTAGCGATTCAACTTGGCGGATTATCCGTAAGATGGTATGGCATTATTATTGCAGCAGCTATTTTACTTGGCTATGTGATTGCGCAACGCAGTGCAAAGAAAATAGGCTTTGAAGAAGATGACCTTATCAACCTATTGATCGTTTGTGTGATTGTGGCAATTATTACGGCAAGACTCTATTTTGTCCTGTTTAATCTTGATTACTACAGTCAATATCCTGTTGAAATTCCGATGATTTGGCATGGGGGTATCGCAATTCACGGTGGCTTGATCGGTGCTTTTGGTATGGGGATATACTATTGTTATCGTAAAAATTGGCACCCTTTACAGATTGCTGACCTTGTTGCACCGAGTATTATTTTAGCCCAAGGTATCGGACGATGGGGCAACTTTATGAATCATGAAGCTCATGGTGGACCGGTGACAAGAGCCTTTCTTGAAGATTTGTCACTCCCCAAATTTATCATTGATAATATGTATATTGATGGACAATACTACCATCCAACATTTTTATACGAATCAGTATGGAATGTCATTGGGTTTATTTTATTAGTGGTGTTACGACGTCATCTACGTATTGGTGAGACGTTTGCATTGTATCTGATCTGGTATTCTATCGGACGTTTCTTTATTGAAGGACTACGCACAGATAGCTTGATGTTAACTGACACATTACGTGTCGCACAGATGATGTCGATCATTTTAATTATTGTTGGTGTGGTATTGATTGTCATTCAGCGCATGTCTAACAAAGCGATGCAATATCGTCAAGCGCCTGTATTATCTTGGCCAGGTCGTGCATATACTAAGGGGCGTCGATAA
- a CDS encoding acyltransferase: MARRLTTIHSQHRNPLWYLYRYIRFTKMFKNTFIIEVSRYIPFVSWKRAIYRHLLKMSVGTQSAFAFKALPDLLYPERITIGNNVIIGYNATILTHEFVIGALRVGDVKIGDNTLIGANVTILPGVTIGSHVRIGAGSVVSKDIPDHATAYGAPIQIHLEK, from the coding sequence ATGGCAAGAAGGCTGACAACTATTCATTCACAGCATCGCAACCCTTTGTGGTACTTATATCGATATATTCGTTTTACAAAGATGTTTAAAAATACATTCATTATCGAAGTGTCTCGCTATATCCCTTTCGTCAGTTGGAAACGTGCTATTTATCGTCATTTATTAAAAATGTCAGTTGGAACACAGTCTGCATTTGCGTTTAAAGCACTCCCGGATTTGCTTTATCCGGAACGTATTACGATTGGCAACAATGTGATTATTGGTTATAATGCTACGATACTCACACATGAATTTGTCATCGGTGCATTGCGTGTAGGAGATGTAAAGATCGGAGACAATACACTGATCGGTGCGAATGTAACCATTTTACCGGGTGTAACGATTGGAAGTCATGTACGTATCGGTGCAGGGAGTGTTGTTTCTAAAGATATTCCAGATCATGCGACTGCATACGGTGCACCGATACAAATACATTTAGAAAAATAG
- a CDS encoding tetratricopeptide repeat protein, which yields MTQEKKIIPFNQEVSVYYKIASQKLRQQEYDKARYYLEKVLELSPENFEARQELATCYENLRNIRKAESLYYDEISEGRNLEESYYALSQLNTTANDPNKAYLFGLNYAFSTDDGDYREELEMMFDVAYHDDEVLQEESQLFTVQVVFQYLFGEGRLLEARAYILRQDEAIQESRVVRNLLAMCYLYLNENQAAKEMYERLLKEDSSDVYALCHYTLLLHNMNEQLLFQHYLKRLNKIMPMNDDETFKLGIVLSYLKQYEASQQLLLPLHRKGKAQTFQLFNALSVNYYYLGNKAQSEYFWNKLSAFDRAYPGLPPWVIDERITFFDTNIAPLLTSEDQHRRIYGLFLLNQLNGKEVLMTRDVWTILESLGDYEKLYLSYLIQGLHLTKLDFIHRGMLTLYEQSELQGETELYLRWIAYAEDLVAVNNSREAVKPFVAAVTYLYYSATDQKQSQTECCQLFDVPEAAFSEALNELMSI from the coding sequence ATGACACAGGAAAAAAAGATCATACCGTTTAATCAAGAAGTATCGGTTTATTACAAAATCGCATCACAAAAGTTACGTCAGCAAGAATATGACAAAGCACGATACTACCTAGAAAAAGTGTTGGAATTGTCACCTGAAAATTTTGAAGCGAGACAAGAACTTGCGACATGTTACGAAAATCTACGTAATATACGTAAAGCAGAGTCTTTATATTATGATGAGATAAGTGAAGGACGTAATTTAGAAGAATCATATTATGCTTTGAGTCAATTAAACACAACGGCTAATGATCCTAACAAAGCTTATTTATTTGGATTGAATTATGCATTTTCTACAGATGATGGCGATTATCGAGAAGAATTAGAAATGATGTTTGATGTTGCTTATCATGATGATGAGGTACTACAAGAGGAGAGTCAACTGTTTACAGTTCAAGTGGTCTTTCAATATTTATTTGGAGAAGGGCGTTTACTGGAGGCACGTGCATACATTTTAAGACAAGATGAAGCCATCCAAGAAAGTAGAGTAGTGCGTAACTTGTTGGCGATGTGTTATTTATATCTGAATGAGAATCAAGCAGCGAAGGAAATGTATGAGCGATTATTAAAAGAGGATTCATCAGATGTTTATGCATTGTGTCACTATACATTATTGTTACACAATATGAATGAACAATTATTATTTCAGCATTATTTAAAACGCTTGAATAAAATCATGCCAATGAATGATGATGAAACATTTAAGTTAGGTATTGTATTGAGTTACCTGAAGCAATACGAAGCATCTCAACAATTACTTTTACCACTTCATCGAAAAGGAAAAGCACAAACTTTTCAATTGTTTAATGCATTGTCTGTTAATTATTATTACCTGGGAAATAAAGCGCAAAGTGAGTATTTCTGGAATAAGTTATCAGCGTTTGACCGTGCATATCCGGGATTACCACCTTGGGTCATTGATGAACGTATTACATTTTTTGATACCAATATCGCGCCATTATTAACAAGTGAGGATCAACATCGTCGTATATATGGCTTGTTTTTACTGAATCAATTAAATGGTAAGGAAGTTTTAATGACACGAGATGTATGGACCATATTGGAATCTTTGGGTGATTATGAAAAGTTGTATTTATCCTATTTGATACAAGGACTTCACTTAACAAAATTAGATTTCATTCACCGTGGTATGTTGACGTTATATGAGCAATCTGAGCTACAAGGTGAAACAGAACTTTATTTGAGATGGATTGCATATGCAGAAGATTTGGTGGCAGTAAACAATTCCAGAGAAGCGGTTAAACCATTTGTTGCAGCAGTCACTTATTTGTATTATAGTGCAACAGATCAAAAACAAAGCCAAACGGAGTGTTGTCAGTTGTTTGATGTACCTGAAGCAGCATTTTCAGAAGCATTGAATGAACTAATGAGCATATAA
- the trxB gene encoding thioredoxin-disulfide reductase: MTEQVRYDVAIIGAGPAGMTAAVYASRANLNTVMIERGMPGGQMANTQEVENFPGFEMISGPDLSNKMFDHAKKFGAEYKYGDIKGIEDKGDYKVIDLGSSQVEATAIIIATGAEYKKIGVPGEEELGGRGVSYCAVCDGAFFKNKNVYVIGGGDSAVEEGTYLTKFADKVTIVHRRDQLRAQKILQDRAFKNEKIDFIWNHTLKSVNAKDGKVGSLTLASTVDGSEQTVDADGLFIYIGMKPNTKPFENLGITNEAGYIVANDDMSTAVKGIYVAGDVREKGLRQIVTATGDGSIAAQSVQSYIEALED, from the coding sequence ATGACAGAACAAGTACGCTATGATGTTGCGATTATTGGTGCAGGGCCAGCAGGGATGACTGCGGCTGTTTACGCATCACGCGCAAATTTAAATACAGTAATGATTGAACGTGGTATGCCAGGTGGACAAATGGCGAACACACAAGAAGTAGAGAACTTCCCAGGATTTGAAATGATTTCTGGTCCAGACCTTTCAAATAAAATGTTTGACCATGCGAAAAAGTTCGGTGCGGAATATAAATATGGAGACATTAAAGGCATTGAAGATAAAGGCGACTACAAAGTGATCGACTTAGGTTCAAGTCAAGTTGAAGCAACAGCAATTATCATTGCGACAGGCGCAGAATACAAAAAAATCGGTGTACCTGGTGAAGAAGAGCTTGGCGGTAGAGGTGTCAGCTATTGTGCAGTATGTGATGGTGCATTCTTCAAAAATAAAAATGTTTATGTAATTGGTGGCGGGGACTCTGCTGTTGAAGAAGGCACATACTTAACTAAATTTGCTGATAAAGTTACAATTGTACACCGTCGTGATCAATTGCGTGCACAAAAAATCTTACAAGACCGTGCTTTCAAAAATGAAAAAATCGATTTCATTTGGAACCATACATTAAAATCAGTTAATGCGAAAGATGGTAAGGTAGGTTCATTAACATTAGCTTCAACAGTAGATGGTTCAGAACAAACGGTAGATGCAGATGGTTTATTCATCTATATCGGTATGAAACCAAACACAAAACCGTTTGAAAATTTAGGTATTACAAATGAAGCAGGTTATATTGTGGCAAATGATGATATGAGTACAGCTGTAAAAGGCATTTATGTTGCTGGGGACGTGCGCGAAAAAGGACTTCGCCAAATCGTTACAGCAACAGGCGATGGTAGTATCGCTGCGCAAAGCGTACAATCATATATCGAAGCATTAGAAGATTAA
- the rapZ gene encoding RNase adapter RapZ, translated as MQDRENKEVTKGELIIVTGLSGAGKSVAIQSLEDLGYFCVDNLPPILLPKFIELMAEKTPSLQKVAIGIDLRGREFFQSFVEEINKIKNDAQVHVNILYADAETKKLISRYKETRRQHPLQKKTGLTLVEAIDEERQLLAEVRSIANFIVDTTKLTPKQLKKRIAEYFNKAVGPSFTINVTSFGFKHGIQIDADIVFDVRFLPNPYYIEALRPLTGMDAPVYDYVMKWQETETFYSKLLDLLLFTIPGYQKEGKSQLVIAIGCTGGQHRSVALAQRLADELQRIFDYNIYVYHRDAHIESGEKK; from the coding sequence ATGCAGGATAGAGAAAATAAAGAAGTTACAAAGGGCGAATTAATTATTGTCACAGGATTATCTGGCGCAGGAAAGTCGGTAGCAATTCAAAGTTTAGAAGACTTGGGATACTTCTGTGTGGATAATTTGCCGCCGATATTGTTACCAAAATTTATTGAATTAATGGCTGAAAAAACACCGTCACTTCAAAAAGTGGCAATTGGTATTGACTTACGTGGCCGTGAATTTTTCCAAAGTTTTGTTGAAGAAATTAACAAGATTAAAAATGATGCGCAAGTACATGTGAATATTTTATATGCAGATGCAGAAACGAAAAAGCTGATTTCACGATACAAAGAAACGAGACGTCAACATCCGTTACAAAAAAAGACAGGTTTGACTTTAGTAGAAGCGATTGATGAAGAACGTCAATTATTAGCTGAAGTAAGAAGCATCGCTAACTTTATTGTGGATACAACCAAACTGACACCTAAGCAACTTAAAAAACGCATTGCCGAATATTTTAATAAAGCGGTAGGGCCTTCATTTACAATTAATGTGACAAGTTTTGGATTTAAACATGGTATTCAAATTGATGCAGACATTGTATTTGATGTGCGCTTTTTACCAAACCCATACTATATTGAAGCATTACGTCCATTAACAGGAATGGATGCACCTGTTTATGATTATGTCATGAAGTGGCAAGAAACAGAGACATTTTATAGTAAGTTATTAGACTTATTACTCTTTACCATTCCGGGTTATCAAAAAGAAGGAAAATCACAACTCGTTATTGCAATAGGATGTACAGGAGGACAACACCGTTCAGTCGCACTAGCACAACGCTTGGCGGACGAGCTTCAACGCATTTTTGACTATAATATTTATGTGTATCATCGAGATGCACATATTGAAAGTGGCGAGAAAAAATGA